The following coding sequences lie in one Sorghum bicolor cultivar BTx623 chromosome 6, Sorghum_bicolor_NCBIv3, whole genome shotgun sequence genomic window:
- the LOC110436486 gene encoding probable carboxylesterase 13, which translates to MLSIAPPDHAQHSLVTHTIMSSATTTAGAGDDDGDEVVHDFAPLLLVYKSGRLERPLAMPQVPPGRDAATGVVSKDVALSPHTFVRLYLPPAAAVAERERKLLPVVVYFHGGGFVIGSAGSAAYHRCLNDLAAACPAVAVSVDYRLAPEHPVPAAYEDSLAALKWALSSLSSSSSAAEADPWLAAHGDPARVFLAGDSAGANICHHLAMHRDIRDAGGLKGVVLIHPWFWGKDPIGGEPRSPSKQKEQQKGLWEFVCPGAVDGVDDPRMNPTAPGALGLENLACRKVMVCVAEGDVLRWRGKLYAEAAARAKKDVELFESHGVGHVFYLLEPAKEKAKELLDRIAAFVSTE; encoded by the coding sequence ATGCTCTCGATCGCGCCGCCGGATCACGCACAGCACAGCCTGGTAACACACACAATAATGTCGAGCGCCACGACGACGGCCGGTGCaggggacgacgacggcgacgaggtCGTGCACGACTTCGCCCCGCTACTCCTGGTGTACAAGAGCGGCCGCCTCGAGCGGCCACTCGCGATGCCTCAGGTCCCGCCGGGCCGCGACGCCGCCACGGGCGTCGTGTCCAAGGACGTGGCCCTCTCGCCGCACACCTTCGTGCGCCTGTACctcccgcccgccgccgccgtagcGGAAAGGGAACGGAAGCTCCTCCCCGTGGTGGTCTACTTCCACGGCGGCGGCTTCGTGATCGGGTCGGCCGGGTCCGCCGCGTACCACCGCTGCCTCAACGACCTCGCCGCGGCCTGCCCGGCAGTGGCCGTCTCCGTGGACTACCGCCTCGCGCCGGAGCACCCGGTCCCCGCCGCGTACGAGGACTCCCTGGCGGCGCTCAAATGGGCGctgtcgtcgctgtcgtcgtcgtcgtccgcggCCGAGGCCGACCCGTGGCTCGCGGCGCACGGCGACCCCGCACGCGTGTTCCTCGCCGGCGACAGCGCGGGGGCCAACATCTGCCACCACCTCGCGATGCACCGGGACATCCGAGACGCCGGCGGACTCAAGGGCGTCGTGCTCATCCACCCCTGGTTCTGGGGCAAGGACCCCATCGGCGGGGAGCCGCGGAGCCCCTCGAAGCAGAAGGAGCAGCAGAAGGGCCTGTGGGAGTTCGTGTGCCCCGGCGCGGTGGACGGCGTGGACGACCCGCGGATGAACCCGACGGCGCCCGGCGCGCTGGGGCTGGAGAACCTGGCGTGCCGGAAGGTGATGGTGTGCGTGGCTGAGGGGGACGTCCTTCGGTGGCGCGGGAAGCTGtacgcggaggcggcggcgcgggccaAGAAGGACGTGGAGCTGTTCGAGTCCCATGGAGTCGGGCATGTGTTCTACCTGCTGGAGCCCGCCAAGGAGAAGGCCAAGGAGCTGCTGGACAGGATCGCGGCATTTGTCAGTACGGAATGA
- the LOC110436267 gene encoding probable carboxylesterase 13 translates to MPAATVVVAGTNGDNEEVVHDFSPLLLVYRSGRLERPLIMPFDSPGHDAATGVESKDVPLSPSTFVRLYLPPEARASSDGDVDDDGDKKKAGGKLPVVVYFHGGGFVMGSAGSCVYHRFVNDLVAACPALAVSVDYRLAPEHMLPAAYEDSLAALKWVLSATDTWLATHGDLGRVFLVGDSAGGNICHHLAMHPDVKGAGAGAGAGLKGIVLIHPWFWGKEPIGGEQEHRRPRPRPRAKRADDAEEGRGRKKHLWEFVCPGAVDGVDDPRMNPTAPGAPALESLACEKVMVCVAEGDHLRWRGKAYADAVARAKKKGGEPPPPPAVAARAEVLADTAVVACVKGGGQPAAVDVLESEGVGHVFFLLDPEMEEAKELLRRIAAFVRAK, encoded by the coding sequence ATGCCGGCCGCCACGGTCGTCGTCGCGGGAACCAACGGCGACAACGAGGAGGTCGTCCACGACTTCTCCCCGCTCCTCCTGGTGTACAGGAGCGGGCGCCTCGAGCGGCCCCTCATCATGCCGTTCGACTCGCCCGGCCACGACGCCGCCACAGGCGTCGAGTCCAAGGACGTGCCCCTCTCGCCCTCCACCTTCGTGCGGCTGTACCTCCCTCCCGAAGCCAGAGCCAGCTCAGACGGCGACGTCGACGACGACGGTGACAAGAAGAAGGCCGGCGGCAAGCTCCCCGTGGTCGTCTACTTCCACGGCGGCGGCTTCGTGATGGGTTCAGCGGGCTCCTGCGTGTACCACCGCTTCGTGAACGACCTCGTCGCCGCATGCCCCGCGTTGGCCGTCTCCGTCGACTACCGCCTCGCGCCGGAGCACATGCTCCCCGCCGCGTACGAGGACTCCCTCGCGGCTCTCAAGTGGGTGCTCTCGGCCACGGACACGTGGCTGGCCACGCACGGCGACCTCGGCCGCGTGTTCCTGGTCGGCGACAGCGCCGGCGGCAACATCTGCCACCACCTCGCCATGCACCCGGACGTCAAGGGCGCAGGCGCAGGCGCGGGAGCGGGCCTGAAGGGCATCGTGCTCATCCACCCGTGGTTCTGGGGCAAGGAGCCCATCGGCGGGGAGCAGGAGCACAGGaggccccggccccggccccgggcGAAGCGCGCGGACGACGCGGAGGAGGGCCGCGGGAGGAAGAAGCACCTGTGGGAGTTCGTGTGCCCCGGCGCGGTCGACGGCGTGGACGACCCGCGGATGAACCCGACGGCGCCCGGCGCGCCGGCGCTGGAGAGCCTGGCGTGCGAGAAGGTGATGGTGTGCGTGGCCGAGGGTGACCACCTGCGGTGGCGCGGTAAGGCGTACGCCGACGCCGTGGCGCGggcgaagaagaagggtggcgagccgccgccgccgccggctgtGGCGGCACGAGCTGAGGTTCTGGCCGATACGGCGGTGGTGGCGTGCGTGAAGGGCGGCGGCCAGCCGGCGGCGGTGGACGTGCTGGAGTCGGAGGGGGTCGGCCACGTCTTCTTTCTGCTGGATCCCGAGATGGAGGAGGCCAAGGAGCTCCTCCGCAGGATCGCGGCGTTTGTCCGTGCGAAGTGA
- the LOC8057438 gene encoding polyadenylate-binding protein RBP47, protein MQMAATTTDSQAAVPPHHPHAHPHVPPQHGHPHHHMPPQPRWVVIPYPPPPPMVAAPPPPPPQFAKHFAAGPPPPPQAAAGRRTPTPPAAGSGGNGCEENKTIWVGDLQYWMDENYLHSCFGPSGEVVTIKVIRNRQTGQSEGYGFVEFFSHASAEKALQNFTGHVMPNTDRAFKLNWASYSMGEKRSEVASDHSIFVGDLAADVTDEMLLELFSSKYRSVKGAKVIIDANTGRSRGYGFVRFGDDNDKSHAMSEMNGVYCSTRPIRIGPATPRRSSGDSGSSTPGHSDGDSSNRTVYVGGLDPNVSEDELRKAFAKYGDLASVKIPLGKQCGFVQFASRTDAEEALQGLNGSLIGKQAVRLSWGRSPSHKQSRGDSGNRRNNMYYGTPFYGGYGYASPVPHPNMYAAAYGAYPMYGNQQLVS, encoded by the exons atGCAGATGGCGGCGACCACCACCGACTCCCAGGCGGCCGTGCCGCCTCACCACCCTCACGCCCACCCCCACGTGCCCCCGCAGCATGGTCACCCGCACCACCACATGCCGCCGCAGCCACGGTGGGTCGTCATCCcgtacccgccgccgccgcccatggtggccgcgccaccgccgccgccgccgcagtttGCCAAGCACTTTGCTGCTGGGCCTCCCCCGCCGCCCCAAGCTGCGGCCGGGCGCCGCACGCCGACCCCACCCGCGGCCGGATCCGGCGGGAACGGGTGCGAGGAGAATAAGACCATTTGGGTCGGCGACCTCCAGTACTGGATGGACGAGAACTACCTCCACAGCTGCTTCGGGCCCAGCGGCGAG GTGGTTACAATAAAAGTTATCCGCAATAGGCAAACAGGACAGTCAGAGGGGTATGGATTTGTTGAGTTCTTTTCTCACGCATCAGCAGAAAAGGCTCTTCAGAATTTTACTGGTCATGTGATGCCAAACACTGACCGGGCATTTAAGTTGAACTGGGCATCATATAGCATGGGTGAAAAGCGATCTGAAGTAGCTTCTGACCACTCAATATTTGTTGGTGATCTAGCTGCTGATGTTACTGATGAAATGCTGCTGGAGCTTTTCTCTAGCAAGTACCGCTCGGTGAAAGGAGCTAAAGTTATTATTGATGCAAACACAGGCCGTTCTAGGGGCTATGGATTTGTTAGGTTTGGAGATGACAACGACAAATCTCATGCAATGTCTGAAATGAATGGTGTATATTGCTCTACTAGGCCAATTCGTATAGGACCTGCGACTCCCAGAAGATCTTCAG GAGATTCTGGCTCCTCGACTCCTGGTCATTCAGATGGTGATTCTTCTAATAGAACG GTATATGTTGGTGGGCTTGACCCCAATGTCAGTGAAGATGAACTTAGAAAAGCCTTTGCCAAATATGGTGATCTTGCCTCTgtgaaaattcctctaggaaAGCAATGTGGCTTTGTTCAATTTGCTAGCAG AACTGATGCTGAAGAAGCACTACAAGGATTAAATGGATCACTCATTGGGAAGCAGGCAGTTCGCCTTTCATGGGGCCGCAGCCCATCGCATAAGCAG TCGAGGGGTGACTCcggcaacaggaggaacaacatGTACTATGGCACACCATTCTATGGCGGATATGGCTATGCCTCCCCAGTGCCACACCCAAACATGTACGCCGCAGCGTATGGCGCGTACCCCATGTATGGCAACCAGCAGCTAGTGAGCTAG